In one Deltaproteobacteria bacterium genomic region, the following are encoded:
- the gltX gene encoding glutamate--tRNA ligase, whose translation MSGKPRLRFAPSPTGYLHLGGARTALFNWLIARKLGGTFVLRIEDTDQARSTEESTAAIFDGLRYLGLDWDEGPLKGGDYGPYVQTERKALYREHAERLIAGGKAYRCRCSQAELDLLREAAAEANVQFRYPGTCRDQAVSEDEDYVVRIKMPELGSTTFEDLVRGRITTPHETLQDEVILRKDGVPLYNFGCVVDDATMEIDVVARGDDHINNTARQILMYQALGYEPPKFAHLPMILGDDKKRLSKRHGAVSVSVYRDLGYLPHAMVNYLVRLGWSLDDKTEVFSLEDLLEHFDFSRVSKSAAVFNPEKLTWLNQHWIKESEPSALAPEIVERLAGLGFEASADEKLLAIIAALQPRVGTLQEMAESATVYYRSGVESWDEKAVKKFLDPKFRPQLQAARDQLAGLDPYDAEAMEEWARGYAEANALGLGKVAQPLRVALVGGTASPGIFETIAMVGRDEALARIDTALGMMDAAGEA comes from the coding sequence ATGTCCGGAAAGCCCCGCCTCCGCTTCGCCCCCTCCCCGACCGGCTACCTCCACCTCGGCGGTGCCCGGACGGCCCTCTTCAACTGGCTGATCGCCCGCAAGCTCGGCGGCACCTTCGTGCTGCGGATCGAGGACACCGATCAGGCCCGCTCCACCGAGGAGTCGACGGCCGCGATCTTCGACGGCCTGCGCTACCTCGGCCTCGACTGGGACGAGGGTCCCCTGAAGGGGGGCGACTACGGCCCCTACGTGCAGACCGAGCGCAAGGCGCTCTACCGCGAGCACGCCGAGCGCCTGATCGCCGGGGGCAAGGCCTACCGGTGCCGCTGCAGCCAGGCCGAGCTCGACCTCCTGCGCGAGGCCGCGGCCGAGGCGAACGTGCAGTTCCGCTACCCGGGCACCTGCCGGGACCAGGCGGTGTCGGAGGACGAGGACTACGTGGTGCGCATCAAGATGCCCGAGCTGGGCAGCACCACCTTCGAGGACCTGGTCCGGGGCCGGATCACCACGCCCCACGAAACCCTCCAGGACGAGGTCATCCTCCGCAAGGACGGCGTCCCCCTCTACAACTTCGGCTGCGTCGTGGACGACGCCACCATGGAGATCGACGTGGTGGCCCGCGGCGACGACCACATCAACAACACCGCCCGGCAGATCCTGATGTACCAGGCCCTGGGCTACGAGCCGCCGAAGTTCGCCCACCTGCCGATGATCCTGGGCGACGACAAGAAGCGCCTCTCCAAGCGCCACGGCGCGGTGAGCGTCAGCGTGTACCGGGATCTGGGCTACCTGCCCCACGCCATGGTGAACTACCTGGTGCGCCTGGGCTGGTCCCTCGACGACAAGACCGAGGTCTTCAGCCTCGAGGACCTCCTCGAGCACTTCGACTTCTCCCGGGTCTCCAAGTCGGCGGCGGTCTTCAACCCCGAGAAGCTCACCTGGCTCAACCAGCACTGGATCAAGGAGAGCGAACCTTCGGCCCTGGCCCCGGAGATCGTGGAGCGCCTCGCCGGCCTCGGCTTCGAGGCCAGCGCCGACGAGAAGCTGCTGGCGATCATCGCCGCCCTGCAGCCGCGGGTGGGCACCCTGCAGGAGATGGCCGAGAGCGCGACCGTCTACTACCGCTCCGGCGTCGAGAGCTGGGACGAGAAGGCGGTGAAGAAGTTCCTCGACCCGAAGTTCAGGCCCCAGCTCCAGGCGGCCCGCGACCAGCTCGCCGGCCTCGACCCCTACGACGCCGAGGCCATGGAGGAGTGGGCCCGCGGCTACGCCGAGGCCAACGCGCTGGGCCTGGGCAAGGTGGCCCAGCCCCTCCGGGTGGCCCTGGTGGGCGGCACGGCCTCGCCGGGCATCTTCGAGACCATCGCCATGGTGGGCCGCGACGAGGCCCTGGCCCGGATCGACACCGCCCTGGGGATGATGGACG